In Bos indicus isolate NIAB-ARS_2022 breed Sahiwal x Tharparkar chromosome 2, NIAB-ARS_B.indTharparkar_mat_pri_1.0, whole genome shotgun sequence, a single genomic region encodes these proteins:
- the PRSS56 gene encoding serine protease 56 translates to MLLAALLLLLQPLPDPQSAHGHPLYVRVPPSTLQALSAQGTKVLQAAQRNAQWAVNRVVMEIQHRLHECRSSPGRTRPQAPLLKDSPEPGPCGERRPGAVNVTRAHGRIVGGSAAPPGAWPWLVRLQLGGQPLCGGVLVAASWVLTAAHCFAGAPNELLWTVTLAEGSPGEPAEEVQVNRIVAHPKFNPRTFHNDLALVQLWTPVSPTGAARPVCLPQEPQEPPAGTPCAIAGWGALFEDGPEAEAVREARVPLLSADTCRRALGPGLRPSSMLCAGYLAGGIDSCQGDSGGPLTCSEPGPRPREVLYGVTSWGDGCGEPGKPGVYTRVAVFKDWLQEQMSAAPFSREPSCRELLAWDPSEEPQTEAAPLCTFYAHLCLGPAGACARLAHQQCLQRRRRCELRSLAHTLLELLRGAQELFGPRLGVRRLAPAPARPAPSLRDPPRHPSREQRLHSGSPPRAAGARFSKRRSERRGEVNGLSCPGLEPLRQKLATLQGTHAWILQVPPERLAMDFNEVLADLGSKTLTGLFRAWVWAGLGDRHVVFGGLVGLEPTTLARSLPRLLLQALQAFRLAALAEAEPEGARKGSRQGRGLGRKGRHPLSPHGPPVRWP, encoded by the exons ATGCTGCTGgctgcgctgctgctgctgctgcagcctcTCCCAGACCCACAGTCTGCCCACGGGCACCCGCTGTACGTGCGCGTGCCCCCCAGCACCCTGCAAG CTCTGTCCGCCCAGGGGACGAAGGTGTTGCAGGCTGCCCAGAGAAATGCCCAGTGGGCAGTGAATCGGGTGGTGATGGAGATTCAGCACAGACTGCATGAGTGCCGGAGCT CACCTGGACGAACCAGGCCTCAAGCCCCCCTCCTGAAGGATTCACCTGAGCCAG GGCCTTGTGGCGAGAGGCGCCCGGGCGCTGTCAACGTGACGCGGGCGCACGGCCGCATTGTGGGGGGCAGCGCGGCACCGCCGGGGGCCTGGCCCTGGCTGGTGAGGCTGCAGCTCGGCGGGCAGCCTCTGTGCGGCGGCGTCCTGGTGGCCGCGTCCTGGGTGCTCACGGCGGCGCACTGCTTCGCGGG CGCCCCGAACGAGCTTCTGTGGACGGTGACGCTGGCCGAGGGGTCCCCGGGGGAACCGGCGGAGGAGGTGCAGGTGAACCGCATCGTGGCCCACCCGAAG ttTAACCCTCGGACCTTCCACAACGACCTGGCCCTGGTGCAGCTGTGGACCCCGGTGAGCCCGACGGGGGCGGCGCGCCCTGTGTGCCTGCCCCAGGAGCCCCAGGAACCCCCCGCGGGCACTCCTTGCGCCATCGCGGGCTGGGGTGCCCTCTTCGAAG ATGGGCCAGAGGCCGAGGCGGTAAGGGAGGCCCGGGTGCCCTTGCTCAGCGCCGACACCTGCAGAAGGGCCCTGGGACCAGGGCTACGCCCCAGCAGCATGCTCTGTGCGGGCTACCTGGCCGGGGGCATCGATTCGTGCCAG GGTGACTCGGGAGGCCCCCTGACCTGTTCTGAGCCTGGCCCCCGCCCCAGGGAGGTCCTGTACGGGGTCACCTCCTGGGGGGACGGATGCGGggagccagggaagcctggggtctaCACCCGTGTGGCTGTGTTCAAGGACTGGCTCCAGGAGCAGATGAGCG CCGCCCCCTTCAGCCGCGAGCCCAGCTGTAGGGAGCTTCTGGCTTGGGACCCGTCGGAGGAACCGCAGACAGAGGCCGCCCCACTCTGCACCTTCTACGCCCACCTATGCCTGGGGCCCGCGGGCGCCTGTGCGCGTCTGGCGCACCAGCAGTGTCTGCAGCGCCGGCGGCGATGTG AGCTGCGCTCGCTGGCGCACACTCTCCTGGAGCTGCTGCGGGGGGCCCAGGAGCTGTTCGGCCCTCGCCTGGGGGTGCGGCGCCTGGCCCCAGCCCCGGCTCGCCCCGCTCCGTCGCTTCGGGATCCTCCCAGGCACCCCTCCCGCGAGCAGCGGCTGCACTCAG GATCGCCTCCCCGGGCTGCTGGCGCTCGGTTCTCTAAGCGGAGATCGGAGCGGCGCGGGGAAGTGAATG GTCTCTCCTGCCCTGGGCTGGAGCCCTTGCGGCAGAAGCTGGCCACCCTCCAGGGCACCCACGCCTGGATCTTGCAGGTGCCCCCGGAGCGCCTGGCCATGGACTTTAATGAG GTCCTGGCAGATCTGGGCTCCAAGACACTGACTGGGCTCTTCCGAGCCTGGGTTTGGGCAGGCTTGGGGGACCGGCATGTGGTCTTCGGTGGCCTGGTGGGTCTGGAGCCAACCACACTGGCCCGAAGCCTTCCCAGGCTGCTGCTGCAGGCCCTGCAGGCCTTCCGCCTGGcagccctggcagaggcagagCCCGAGGGAGCCCGCAAGGGTTCAAGGCAGGGCCgagggctggggaggaaggggcGCCACCCACTCAGCCCTCATGGGCCCCCAGTCAGGTGGCCCTGA
- the CHRND gene encoding acetylcholine receptor subunit delta isoform X1, translating into MEGSVLTLVLLAALVVCGSWGLNEEERLIRHLFEEKAYNKELRPAAHKESVEISLALTLSNLISLKEVEETLTTNVWIEQGWTDSRLQWDAEDFGNISVLRLPADMVWLPEIVLENNNDGSFQISYSCNVLIYPSGSVYWLPPAIFRSSCPISVTYFPFDWQNCSLKFSSLKYTTKEITLSLKQAEEDGRSYPVEWIIIDPEGFTENGEWEIVHRPARVNVDPSVPLDSPNRQDVTFYLIIRRKPLFYVINILVPCVLISFMINLVFYLPADCGEKTSMAISVLLAQSVFLLLISKRLPATSMAIPLIGKFLLFGMVLVTMVVVICVIVLNIHFRTPSTHVLSEPVKKLFLETLPEILHMSRPAEDGPSPGTLIRRSSSLGYISKAEEYFSLKSRSDLMFEKQSERHGLARRLTTARRPPAGSEQAQQELFSELKPAVDGANFIVNHMKDQNNYNEEKDCWNRVARTVDRLCLFVVTPIMVVGTAWIFLQGAYNQPPPQPFPGDPFSYLEKDKRFI; encoded by the exons ATGGAAGGGTCTGTGTTAACACTAGTGCTGCTGGCCGCCCTGGTCGTGTGTG gcaGCTGGGGCTTGAACGAGGAGGAGCGGCTGATCCGGCACCTGTTTGAGGAGAAGGCCTACAACAAGGAACTGCGGCCCGCAGCGCACAAAGAGAGCGTGGAGATCTCCCTGGCTCTCACCCTCTCCAACCTCATCTCCCTG AAAGAAGTCGAAGAGACCCTCACCACGAATGTGTGGATCGAGCAG GGCTGGACAGACAGCCGGCTGCAGTGGGATGCAGAAGACTTTGGGAACATCAGCGTCCTGCGTCTGCCCGCTGACATGGTGTGGCTCCCAGAGATTGTGCTGGAGAACAA CAATGACGGCTCCTTCCAGATCTCCTATTCCTGCAACGTGCTCATCTACCCCTCGGGCTCCGTCTACTGGCTGCCACCCGCCATCTTCCGTTCTTCCTGCCCCATCTCTGTCACCTACTTCCCCTTCGACTGGCAGAACTGCTCCCTCAAGTTCAG tTCGCTCAAGTACACGACCAAGGAGATCACCCTGAGCCTGAAGCAGGCTGAAGAAGATGGCCGCTCTTACCCCGTGGAGTGGATCATCATCGATCCCGAGGGCTTCACAG AGAACGGGGAATGGGAGATAGTGCACCGGCCAGCCAGGGTCAACGTGGACCCCAGTGTGCCGCTGGACAGTCCTAACCGCCAGGACGTCACCTTCTACCTCATTATCCGCCGCAAACCGCTCTTCTACGTCATCAACATCCTGGTGCCCTGTGTGCTCATCTCTTTCATGATCAACCTGGTCTTCTACCTGCCAGCCGACT GTGGTGAGAAGACATCCATGGCCATCTCGGTGCTCCTGGCCCAGTCTGTCTTCCTGCTGCTCATCTCCAAGCGGCTGCCAGCCACGTCCATGGCCATCCCCCTCATCGGCAA GTTCCTGCTCTTTGGCATGGTGCTGGTGACCATGGTCGTGGTGATCTGTGTCATCGTGCTCAACATTCACTTCCGCACACCCAGCACCCACGTGCTGTCTGAGCCGGTGAAGAAG CTCTTCCTGGAGACCCTTCCCGAGATCCTGCACATGTCCCGTCCGGCAGAGGACGGGCCCAGCCCCGGGACCCTGATCCGGAGAAGCAGCTCCCTGGGCTACATCTCCAAGGCAGAGGAGTACTTCTCGCTCAAGTCCCGAAGTGACCTCATGTTTGAGAAGCAATCAGAGCGGCATGGGCTGGCCCGGCGCCTCACCACGGCAC GCCGGCCTCCAGCAGGCTCGGAGCAGGCCCAGCAGGAGCTCTTCAGTGAGCTGAAGCCAGCTGTGGATGGGGCCAACTTCATTGTCAACCACATGAAGGACCAGAACAATTACAATGAG GAGAAGGACTGCTGGAACCGGGTTGCTCGCACCGTGGACCGACTCTGCCTGTTCGTGGTGACACCCATCATGGTGGTGGGCACAGCCTGGATCTTCCTGCAGGGCGCCTACAACCAGCCTCCGCCCCAGCCTTTCCCTGGGGACCCCTTCTCCTACCTCGAGAAGGACAAGCGCTTCATCTAG
- the CHRND gene encoding acetylcholine receptor subunit delta isoform X2: MCGSSRAGQTAGCSGMQKTLGTSASCVCPLTCNDGSFQISYSCNVLIYPSGSVYWLPPAIFRSSCPISVTYFPFDWQNCSLKFSSLKYTTKEITLSLKQAEEDGRSYPVEWIIIDPEGFTENGEWEIVHRPARVNVDPSVPLDSPNRQDVTFYLIIRRKPLFYVINILVPCVLISFMINLVFYLPADCGEKTSMAISVLLAQSVFLLLISKRLPATSMAIPLIGKFLLFGMVLVTMVVVICVIVLNIHFRTPSTHVLSEPVKKLFLETLPEILHMSRPAEDGPSPGTLIRRSSSLGYISKAEEYFSLKSRSDLMFEKQSERHGLARRLTTARRPPAGSEQAQQELFSELKPAVDGANFIVNHMKDQNNYNEEKDCWNRVARTVDRLCLFVVTPIMVVGTAWIFLQGAYNQPPPQPFPGDPFSYLEKDKRFI; encoded by the exons ATGTGTGGATCGAGCAG GGCTGGACAGACAGCCGGCTGCAGTGGGATGCAGAAGACTTTGGGAACATCAGCGTCCTGCGTCTGCCCGCTGACATG CAATGACGGCTCCTTCCAGATCTCCTATTCCTGCAACGTGCTCATCTACCCCTCGGGCTCCGTCTACTGGCTGCCACCCGCCATCTTCCGTTCTTCCTGCCCCATCTCTGTCACCTACTTCCCCTTCGACTGGCAGAACTGCTCCCTCAAGTTCAG tTCGCTCAAGTACACGACCAAGGAGATCACCCTGAGCCTGAAGCAGGCTGAAGAAGATGGCCGCTCTTACCCCGTGGAGTGGATCATCATCGATCCCGAGGGCTTCACAG AGAACGGGGAATGGGAGATAGTGCACCGGCCAGCCAGGGTCAACGTGGACCCCAGTGTGCCGCTGGACAGTCCTAACCGCCAGGACGTCACCTTCTACCTCATTATCCGCCGCAAACCGCTCTTCTACGTCATCAACATCCTGGTGCCCTGTGTGCTCATCTCTTTCATGATCAACCTGGTCTTCTACCTGCCAGCCGACT GTGGTGAGAAGACATCCATGGCCATCTCGGTGCTCCTGGCCCAGTCTGTCTTCCTGCTGCTCATCTCCAAGCGGCTGCCAGCCACGTCCATGGCCATCCCCCTCATCGGCAA GTTCCTGCTCTTTGGCATGGTGCTGGTGACCATGGTCGTGGTGATCTGTGTCATCGTGCTCAACATTCACTTCCGCACACCCAGCACCCACGTGCTGTCTGAGCCGGTGAAGAAG CTCTTCCTGGAGACCCTTCCCGAGATCCTGCACATGTCCCGTCCGGCAGAGGACGGGCCCAGCCCCGGGACCCTGATCCGGAGAAGCAGCTCCCTGGGCTACATCTCCAAGGCAGAGGAGTACTTCTCGCTCAAGTCCCGAAGTGACCTCATGTTTGAGAAGCAATCAGAGCGGCATGGGCTGGCCCGGCGCCTCACCACGGCAC GCCGGCCTCCAGCAGGCTCGGAGCAGGCCCAGCAGGAGCTCTTCAGTGAGCTGAAGCCAGCTGTGGATGGGGCCAACTTCATTGTCAACCACATGAAGGACCAGAACAATTACAATGAG GAGAAGGACTGCTGGAACCGGGTTGCTCGCACCGTGGACCGACTCTGCCTGTTCGTGGTGACACCCATCATGGTGGTGGGCACAGCCTGGATCTTCCTGCAGGGCGCCTACAACCAGCCTCCGCCCCAGCCTTTCCCTGGGGACCCCTTCTCCTACCTCGAGAAGGACAAGCGCTTCATCTAG